A DNA window from Cystobacter fuscus DSM 2262 contains the following coding sequences:
- a CDS encoding response regulator yields MSKPKVTIVDDDRDTRELLSLALESEDFEVNAAANGLRLIASLQLQRPDVILMDVNMSWIDGFELCKAVKKNEQFRDIPIIFISGRGEPEDKRRGTEAGAADYFVKPLDLEALIRRLRQLLPQPTPEVT; encoded by the coding sequence ATGTCCAAGCCCAAGGTCACCATCGTCGACGATGACCGCGACACGCGCGAGTTGCTCTCGCTCGCCCTGGAGTCCGAGGACTTCGAGGTCAACGCCGCCGCCAACGGTCTGCGGCTCATCGCCTCCCTTCAACTCCAGCGGCCCGACGTCATCCTCATGGACGTGAACATGTCCTGGATCGATGGCTTCGAGTTGTGCAAGGCCGTCAAGAAGAACGAACAGTTCCGCGACATCCCCATCATCTTCATCAGTGGACGTGGGGAGCCCGAGGACAAGCGGCGCGGCACGGAAGCCGGCGCCGCGGATTATTTCGTGAAGCCCCTGGACCTGGAGGCGCTGATTCGCCGTCTGCGCCAGCTCCTTCCACAGCCCACGCCCGAGGTCACCTGA
- a CDS encoding polyprenyl synthetase family protein: MSSFDLDAYLNTQQQRVEALLRSRVEELGTHVPPRLLESIRYSLLAGGKRLRPVLCLSFAEAVLQQSAVPRVVEDCACALEFIHTYSLVHDDLPSMDDDDLRRGVPTNHKVYGEAMAILAGDSLLTDAFALVAGGPEPMRATLCRELAVAAGSSGMVGGQVLDIAEDRPAHIDYLTRMHRLKTGALIRAACRMGVIAAGGSADALARADAYGDAVGLAFQIADDVLDVTSDASTLGKPVGADAAAGRHTFPAVLGLEESKQLAARKVADAIAAVAPLEPRAGPLAALAHYSVERSS, encoded by the coding sequence ATGTCGTCTTTCGATCTGGATGCCTACTTGAACACCCAGCAGCAGCGGGTGGAAGCGCTGCTGCGCTCGCGCGTGGAGGAGCTGGGGACCCATGTGCCCCCCCGCCTGCTCGAGTCCATCCGCTACTCGCTGCTGGCCGGTGGCAAGCGGCTGCGTCCGGTGTTGTGCCTGAGCTTCGCCGAGGCCGTGCTCCAGCAGAGCGCCGTGCCGCGGGTGGTGGAGGACTGCGCGTGCGCGCTCGAGTTCATCCACACCTACTCGCTCGTGCACGATGACCTGCCGTCCATGGACGACGACGATCTGCGCCGGGGCGTGCCCACCAACCACAAGGTGTACGGCGAGGCGATGGCCATCCTCGCGGGCGACTCGCTGCTCACGGATGCCTTCGCCCTGGTGGCCGGCGGCCCCGAGCCGATGCGCGCCACGCTCTGCCGCGAGCTGGCCGTGGCCGCGGGCTCCTCGGGCATGGTGGGCGGGCAGGTGCTGGACATCGCCGAGGATCGGCCGGCCCACATCGACTACCTCACCCGGATGCACCGCCTGAAGACGGGCGCCCTCATCCGCGCCGCGTGCCGCATGGGCGTCATCGCCGCGGGCGGCAGTGCCGACGCGCTCGCCCGCGCGGACGCCTACGGGGACGCGGTGGGGCTCGCCTTCCAGATCGCCGATGACGTGCTGGACGTCACGAGCGACGCGTCCACCCTGGGCAAGCCCGTGGGCGCGGACGCCGCCGCCGGACGTCACACCTTCCCGGCGGTGCTGGGCCTGGAGGAGTCCAAGCAGCTCGCGGCGCGCAAGGTGGCCGACGCCATCGCCGCCGTGGCCCCGCTGGAGCCCCGCGCGGGTCCGCTGGCGGCGCTCGCGCACTACTCGGTGGAGCGCAGCTCGTGA